One part of the Solea solea chromosome 16, fSolSol10.1, whole genome shotgun sequence genome encodes these proteins:
- the znf281a gene encoding zinc finger protein 281, which produces MNIIQDKIGNEFLRSNGGMDSNFGSGMIMFSHLPPVTSFTRLAAHSVMQDLPPHEMILKKERDSPDCSTGTQGGGHACAGLGDYVHSMGIKQEKLSEHDYRLPLYPGGLGKSTELLDVSNNQNLQVHDLNMGNLPTQLGKEPSGRKGRRSNGEGQEGKPRKKRSEAKQSMMLDADGGSLSPGTKPHICEHCAASFRSSYHLRRHVLIHTGERPFRCSQCNMSFIQKYLLQRHEKIHSGEKPFSCDQCNMRFIQKYHMERHKRTHSGEKPYRCETCQQYFSRTDRLLKHKRTCGEAIRKGLVPGMMDLGCVDMGHGSYGITQGNVGGTGRKRGKSKNCGEGGERKKKKGDAEGERVPHIHGSASGGYSIHDYSMENQTVSSTTEPGPSMQQSHQGRAPKMAFKKANRKNQAKSVPMEQSVGMDGLGLMQSNGVKVGTSSNYDDAMQFLKKRRYLHAANNANPSGPVIAGGVGGEYDVSVAHLSSQPSVVQGVISSVMDSDAPLCLDKSGIPDEVLQSLLDHYTHKPDGSHHDIHFDISDHHVDLNPANGPDIGHGTDPSSPSGDKTVMMHEYSRFLLQALERTSHTTSFPLGPASPAPGPFTSSHPGNPLYADKNIYTTSPLECGFGQSVASPSLPSSVPKSHFAMLTGTSPQHSFHLSSLEPATHQQLTPSQELTEQMEKQHSSTPPSSYQISPSDLSSQKDQAPVKNGTVVFPLAPSQDLAPLDSSKPSYQIENFAQAFGSQFKSDGRSLSYGTDSSVEGDHRIRTSVSEFSGFTSLLSDVNEPVSTGSKTPTSQSYR; this is translated from the exons ATGAACATCATTCAAGACAAAATAGGCAATGAATTCCTACGCTCCAATGGGGGTATGGACTCCAATTTTGGCTCGGGCATGATTATGTTCAGCCACCTCCCGCCGGTGACCAGCTTCACCCGGCTGGCTGCCCACTCCGTCATGCAGGACCTTCCACCACATGAAATGATCCTGAAGAAGGAGCGTGACTCACCTGACTGCAGCACAGGCACCCAGGGTGGCGGCCATGCCTGTGCAGGGTTGGGTGACTATGTTCACTCTATGGGTATCAAGCAGGAGAAGCTGTCAGAGCATGATTATCGTCTGCCCCTCTACCCTGGAGGCCTGGGGAAGAgcacagagctgctggatgtcagCAACAACCAGAACCTGCAGGTGCATGACCTCAACATGGGCAAT CTGCCGACTCAGTTAGGAAAGGAGCCCTCTGGGAGAAAAGGTCGAAGGTCAAATGGCGAAGGACAGGAGGGTAAaccaagaaagaaaagaagcgAGGCAAAG CAATCAATGATGCTGGATGCAGATGGAGGCAGCCTGTCGCCGGGAACCAAACCTCACATCTGTGAGCACTGCGCTGCATCGTTCAGAAGTTCCTACCACCTACGCAGACATGTCCTCATTCACACAG GTGAAAGACCCTTCAGGTGCAGTCAGTGCAACATGAGTTTCATTCAGAAGTATCTTCTCCAGCGACATGAGAAAATTCACAGTG gagaGAAGCCATTTAGCTGTGACCAGTGTAACATGCGGTTCATTCAGAAGTACCACATGGAGAGGCACAAGAGGACGCACAGCGGAGAGAAGCCGTACAGGTGTGAGACCTGCCAACAG TATTTTTCTAGGACAGACCGACTGCTCAAGCACAAGCGAACCTGTGGAGAAGCCATAAGGAAGGGGCTGGTTCCCGGGATGATGGATCTGGGTTGTGTTGACATGGGGCATGGCAGCTATGGAATCACTCAGGGAAATGTTGGTGGTACTGGCAGAAAGAGGGGCAAGTCCAAAAATtgtggagagggaggagagcgCAAAAAGAAGAAGGGGGACGCAGAAGGGGAGAGGGTACCTCACATTCATGGTTCTGCATCAGGAGGTTACAGCATCCATGATTACTCCATGGAGAACCAAACTGTGTCTTCCACTACTGAGCCAGGACCCAGCATGCAGCAGAGCCATCAGGGCCGGGCTCCAAAAATGGCATTCAAGAAGGCCAATCGCAAAAACCAGGCCAAATCGGTACCGATGGAGCAGAGTGTGGGCATGGACGGACTTGGCCTCATGCAGAGTAACGGAGTCAAAGttggcaccagcagcaactacgaTGACGCCATGCAGTTTCTGAAGAAGAGACGCTACCTTCATGCAGCAAACAATGCAAACCCATCGGGGCCTGTGATAGCTGGAGGAGTCGGCGGTGAGTATGACGTCAGTGTTGCTCACTTGTCGTCCCAGCCGTCTGTCGTACAAGGTGTCATTTCCAGTGTGATGGACAGTGACGCTCCTCTGTGTCTCGACAAGTCAGGGATTCCTGATGAGGTGTTGCAGAGCCTCCTTGACCACTACACCCACAAACCTGATGGCTCTCACCACGATATTCACTTTGACATCAGTGACCACCATGTGGATCTGAACCCTGCCAATGGTCCTGACATTGGCCACGGCACAGACCCCTCCAGCCCGTCTGGAGACAAAACTGTGATGATGCATGAGTACTCCCGCTTCCTGCTGCAGGCTTTGGAGCGCACAAGTCACACCACCAGCTTCCCCCTGGGCCCTGCGTCTCCTGCCCCAGGACCGTTCACCAGTTCCCACCCAGGGAACCCTCTCTACGCTGACAAAAACATCTACACTACGTCCCCACTTGAGTGTGGGTTCGGCCAGTCAGTGGCCTCGCCTTCGTTGCCCTCATCTGTGCCAAAATCTCACTTTGCAATGCTAACGGGCACCTCACCACAGCACAGCTTCCACCTGAGCAGCCTGGAGCCCGCCACACACCAGCAGCTCACCCCTTCTCAGGAGCTCACTGAGCAGATGGAGAAGCAGCACTCCTCCACTCCCCCTTCCTCTTACCAGATCAGCCCATCTGACCTGAGCAGCCAGAAGGACCAAGCACcggtcaaaaatggcacagTCGTCTTCCCTTTGGCCCCCTCTCAGGATCTGGCCCCTCTGGACTCGTCCAAGCCTTCCTACCAGATAGAAAACTTTGCCCAGGCCTTTGGCTCCCAGTTCAAGTCAGATGGCCGCAGCTTGTCTTATGGCACTGACTCTAGCGTGGAGGGGGATCACAGGATACGTACGTCTGTGTCTGAATTCTCAGGGTTTACTAGTTTGTTATCCGATGTCAATGAGCCAGTTAGCACAGGTTCCAAAACTCCAACAAGCCAAAGCTACAGATGA